The Gossypium arboreum isolate Shixiya-1 chromosome 6, ASM2569848v2, whole genome shotgun sequence DNA window tacccctatagggtagaattaccgaaataaccttgtagggtagaaatatcgaaatacccttgtagggtagaaatatcgaaatacccttgtagggtagaaataccgaaatacccttgtagggtaaaattactgaaatacccctgtaggatagaattaccgaaatacccttatagggtaaaaataccgaaatacccctataggatagaattaccgagatacctttgtAGGGTAAAAttgccattttgcccctagggtgttagatgactattttgcccttgtgggcaagtgactgacttggactgtgtggttgacggatttgattgtgaatatatgttggtgatatgaatgacttgactgtgattgtttgtttcaaatatgggcatgacattctgcatacatgacatgttgcatgggttgggattttgtacggagaaagatctgatctgttaggatcgcatggttgcttgacgattgtggatccaccgaaggcttaaaagccatatattcgtactgatttgataaggtcgcacgggtcgcccgagacgactgtggaccgatcgatggctgagtgccgatcatatttacccgaggctgtgtactgactatattaccgtcgctgatggctatgtgcctaacatgatacagctactaatggcttaaagccttctgattatggctttgcgccaacctacatatggctctgtgccaacctgattatggctgtgtgccaaacgtatttgcctaaggctatgtgccaacatatgattattgacgactctgtgtcgatcacatttacctagggctatgtgtcggttatgttactctagttgaaggctatgtgcctaacataatgcagttatcgatggctttgtgccacgtattctgtttagtggctttgccacattatctgctCGTGGCTCGCTACAATAATCAGATCTGTAACTCTGTCACAATATTCGCTACgcgccatgctgcaaattcgtggtgtgtaggcagatgggtgggtcgagttgtctccccacatggtgtaaggttggtacggggtgtatctgactagattgggttgggattgcattcacattcgattacgattacattgacatcgattcgattacgtcacctaattcgattctaattctcattttgattctaattacgtaatgtttcttattcagtaatgggctaaggcccatctgcattgtctgttaaaatgggctaaggcccaattgatcttaAACCGTAAGTAgagctggggccagacttttaattcttttatatgactgactgttccttttatatagtaggggatttcacactgagttttcataaactcaccccatttattaacctttcgtaatttctagccttagacggatcgagtcatgcgaggggctcggaggaagccacacacacctgtttatgttacgctttgattattacttttaaatgtttttatgtgggttgtagtaaagcctttgtaattttctggatttcaaatttggaattttatttactgtttttataattgctagtattagaacatgattttccaaaacaactactgttgttcaaaacataacaattgtttttaaattaagcttccgcaactgccaaggtttttacaaagttgttaagaatgttattcagctgaggttttctaacaaggtttaaaaatggtataagtttttaattattaagaagggtttttaatggaaacatgattttcgaaaaacacttcaatgtgacacactagattcgagccaaacttccaggtcgggtttagggtgttacaattaaacttaagcctattgagcaaggttaaggctttatttagaaaaattccaaaaatctacccaagtcatggcttgaacttgagacctctcatacacacccaaaacacttaaccactgaagcagatatacACTTGTGTCACAATTTAacagaagcaaaaaaaaaatataatttttaggcgttacaaaaataatatataacctGCTTTATAACTGAGTGATAACAATAGTGCATCCTGATCTGCTGTAGCTTATTGTTGGAAAAACGAGTTCGGAAAACACaacgaaaaataaatttaaggaaaaacagagttttaaaatttttttcaaaacaagatcttggttatgatatctaaattaataaacacttaatcaaaattgtaccttttcaatTCGTTTAGGATGAGTGCTTCGACCATGTAGTATTCTctactatcctcaagctcacatcTATCGAGTGTGAGCTCGCTTTGAAtcaaaaaaaatttcacaaaaattaccagtggggtaattttataatttctctaTACTTttaggtcaagttgtaaataaaaaaatatatctagaaattttctgaaataatctcttcagagaattttctctctataactttcttttgaattcaagtgtgtataAATAATGACTcaaggctctctttatataggaagagtttagagagttcaactataattaaacttaatcactttaataataaattaatataatatttatcaagataaatattagattaaatttaatattaaatattattaaaataatagaagttTATCtacataaattaaatttattattaagataatcattttaatattaaattaataaaatattattaatataagtattaaatttaatttaatattaaactattaaaataatattatttctaaaatagttaatctgaaatcaaattcccTGGTAAAGTCATAATAGGAGTGTTAACTCTTTCATTACTCAACCACCGAAGACCAACTATAGTCATCATAGTCGTCGGTATTGCCGTGTCCAGTGATGCAAGTGTGACACCTTTATGACAACCCGAGTCGATTCGGTCTAGCTGCCTGTTGGACCATCAGctaaattttacataccaagtccGATCCGACTAATTTTTGGGTCTTGGTTTTGATTTTGGGCTCTTGGGCAACTTATGATCtcaagtccaattttcaagttcaattacctgtTAGGTTAAttatctgacttgaaaattaatttctaaaattattatattaatttgattaatttaattttacttaatcaaaattaatttttccaaaaatgacttagatttttcaaattaattttttaagaaaattcttttattaaattctCTAGTTAAACAATTCTTACGACGACCTAatttaattctatatcaaataaattgactcaactaaattattttcaaagtcgtataatttttttcaaattcaaatgcagtctgatcaagcttttgttgagctagcggagggtccaattggacatatacaattaggctttagtaattgcaattatatcCATAAGCACCGTTccgataattcgcaattacttaatcatggaatcaatctacaagaagtaccatgattgagaactccttattgtatattctttacgaaagtaattcatccaactgctttatccaatgacctcgtcatgtgtgtgttaccatCATCCTTGATTCCTTGAGTTAAgcccgttcactcaatacaatcttattttatctcattgtcaccattataTCTTCTTactgattaatatgatcactatcaataaatgactatgataaattgcTCATTCGAGAATAAGTAACCCgcaaccacatttcatatttatcaatcattacaatgccaatgaaaggatattattaactctttaattgagttatgaattctactattgctagtaaagccatgccagtaaagccatgtcatacacaagcatgtacccaacataccaattatgagctcgatcatctttaaagcataaacctccatttatatcaaagcacatgagttgcatacgcatagtcagtgactaactcaggatttagataaatcacaccatgactgtcacaagtgaattaatccaCAAACGGATtgagaattaattcatcttgaatctagtccaatgtatcattctaccaatgaatacatctaccTTTACCCGTGGAGTCAATtactccgatagccaagactagtcatctccccaATAGAAATTGtaaacgacataataatccttcatagtatttgaatcaaatactcactttaattcttttatgggattacagacttatttagattatctgctaaagtaagttgtctttctcgcaatgtaaacgttcttacaatGTCACTTATCTTTAGTTTGAACGTAGACAAGTAATGAGTTAATATTTACTGgtcacaattttgctatgcatgCAATATAGAAAAGATAGAAATACATAAGacaatagtgaaatgtgaaactaaaagttaaaaacaaaatttgaatatttaaattttaacaaaatgaagaaataatttatttcaaaagaaaagattttgaaaaaaattaacttAATATTTTCTACAGTattcaataaaatataaaaaatttattgtaattcattattaatatttgatatatattatattttaaatataatcattacaaatttaaatatataatctatatttgaaataaattttaataagaaaatattGTATCTAATATAAATATTAGATAAAATAGATTGTATCATAAATGAGGATTAAAATAGCATTTTGACTTGAAAAATGCTTTTCCCAAAACACAACTGTTTGTTtagcatttgtttatttttactaatgttaaaactaaaattttactagtatttttattaaaatattttattatttttatagctCGAAAGAACTAGAAGAATAAAATATCTCAAAACCCAACCCAGTAATGGACGActctattatttttatcaaaCAAACCAAACTCCATTCAACAGAAAAGAATGAATTACAAGAAGAAAATCATGGCCTTACAAGGAGAGGAAGAAACCctaccaaaagaaaaaaaaagaaaaaaagaaaaaaaaggggtaGTCAAGCTCCGTCACTGCCAGATCAAGGAACACATATTCTAGATCAATACTGGCGATGGTTGACGTTGACTAGCAACACCACGACCAATGAAGGAATCAAATGAAAGCTCCATTGGGATGCCAGTTGATCCCCACAGCAAAAGTCGCACACTCCATAGGATCCAAGACTCGAGCACCAGGGGAGTCAAAATCAGTGTCAACGAACCCCGTCCCATTTTGCCAATTGCATCGAGAATGGTGGAGGCTTTATTTTTCTGAGAGAGGAAAGGATGTTGGTAGAAAATAGGAGGGGAAGGAGGGAAACGGTGATGACTTGCAAAAGAGAGCGGCTATCCAACACGAATCTCTTGTCTTAATGCAACCTAATTTGAACAGCTATTGGTTCAAACAATGTTCACATTGCAATTATGTTCATAGTTGCAGAAACGATACCTACTACCCAACTCATGTAAGCCAATCTTTATTTAGACATTGATGAAATGCAACACCCAACGTCATATATTTAGTAGAATGCAAGCGATATAAACCTCTTATATGTAGCTTCAATAACTTATGATAAGCCACTAAAAGAAGTGGTCATTTCTAGTCTCAGTCCATCATTCCCTATCTTTCAGAAACCCAAATTAGTTGAACAACATCAACTGTTTTCACATCTTCTAAAACTATCCCTTATTTCACAACCTACCACTCCGAATTCGCTAAAATCCGATTCCAACTGAAGCATTTAGGAGAATATAAGAAAAGATACAAGTTTAACATAAATATATCATAATTATTTCTAGTATCTATCTAAACAAACATAAATAGCGACAGAGTAGATTCTAACATCATTGGAGAAAGAAAGCATAAAATTCATTCATTAGTAGAACTACTATGTACCTACATGGTGTTGTACCAGCCACCAAATCTGTGAAAACAAGAGCTTGGCATTGTAATCCAGACAATATAGTACATGAATCCCGTGATGCTATGGTATATAATAGCATTATAAAAATTACAACCAACAGAATCAGTTCCAAAACCaaataaaatagaaacaaaaatcaccaaaaatgaaaGGAAACAATTACCTAGAGATTTAACTAGGCCCCGCTTCCTACCTTATCATGTATTTGGCAATGTGAAAAAGAAGAACCACCAAAATCTCACTTGCATTCCACAACTGCTTCAGCTGCTCTACGTGGCTTACTTTTCCTCCTACTCCCATTCTGCCGAAAACCATTAGCCTTTGACGAGTCATCCGTGTTTGATCTAGACCCAAACCCATTCTCTTCTTTCACAGAATCAGGCTTCCCTTTTACCTGTGAGTTACGTTTTCTCTTATTTCCATTTGTAGCAGCAATGCTACTCTTTCTCTCATTGGTTTTGATATCAGGTTTTCCATTCTCACCATCCCCCTCTTCTAAGTTTTCAACTTCGTCATTCATGTCATCTTTTAATGGTTTTTGTGGCCTTCCTCTTCTCTTTTGTGAAGGAATTTTCTCTTCTTCACCATTTCCAGCGTCGTTATGGTTGCTAACAGCCAACTTCTTTCCCTTTCCTCTACCTCTACCCATACTCTAAAACCCAACTAATGGAAATCTATCACAAAAATCAAGTTGCAATCTGCCAAACCATTAATCCACAGATAAGAGAGTTTGGTTAAAGAAACAAAATAGTTTTCGCAGCTTAATCTATTAAAGAAAAGGCAATATTATGGCACTCTGAACAGCAAAGAAGTGGACTGAGGAATATAACCAGCTGACATGGATGAATTTATTGATACAAACTTTCTCTTTAAATTGAGAAACTTGGAAGACAGCAAACCCTAAGAATTATGGCACCTAAACTTCTCTCTGGCACACATAAATGGACATTATAAATTCTCAAATACTTACAAAGCTAGccaaattataatataattaaactaATGTGAGGGCTGATTCAATATTGAGAATACATCAAAACAATCTCAAACTGGAAATAGGTCATCTGAAGATGCATAATCCTGGTATAATTGCCAACAAAAGTTTAAGTTTCCACCTTCTATGGATTGAGTGAAGTTATTAGAGATGAGAAAAGGTATTCTTTTGTTTAAAGTTGAAAGTCATATAATACCCAGGACTGAAAATTGAAATATACCCTTTTCTTACGAACATATTCAATTGGGAATAAAATGAATCTACAACTGCAAATATCCATCAAACAGACGAAACATAAAAACTAGTAATGAAGTAAGAAAGAATCAGAAagcaaacataattaaaacaaaaaaggaAGTAAACACTAAACTTTGAAAACAAATCACAATCTTTAATAGCTCATTCAATCAATACCAAACCCGAAAGCATTTAGACTTTAAGATAGATGAATATCAAGAGAAGGAAAATAACTTAAGAAATAAACAACACGAAAGAAATTCAAAGTTCCAGAGAGAAGGGGAACCAACCTGAAATAAACCAAAGTTAATTTCTGTCTTAAAGAAGAAACCCATCACTTCGAATCTgttaaaacaacaaaatcataccataaagaagaagaaaaaaagagcaAAGCGCTGAGTTTTGTTTCTCCCTCGTTTAAGTTGAGAAAGGTGAATACTTGGAATAACCAAAAGGAAAGTGTTAAAACCCAGACCAGAAAACACAGAGATTTGAAGAAATTAAAGATATGTTCCTTCTCAATAACATGGTTAAGAGTCAAAGACGAAGAGAGAGAAAAGGTTGGAAGAGATATTTGTTGATTGGCTTTGGCATTGGCTCTTCTTTAGTCTCTGCTTTTGCTGTAATCCATTATCTAACAAAATTGAATTGaaaaggttattttggtaattgaaaaaaaaactcaaagCCAGCCAACTCATTTTTGTACTTGCTATTAGTAAAAATTCTCCTCACTCTAAAAAAGAACAACTTAGTTTcttaaaaatacttttttttaaaatattaaattaaacttttttttttgaattaggaGAATGGGCCGACATAACAAAAATGCTTCCCGTTGAAAGCATTTTCAATTAATGTTTTTAGTTAGAATAACTTTTTTTCACATTAGCTGAAAACTGTTCTAACTGAAAGCTTTCTCCCTAACGGTCACCTTTCCCAACAGATACCCCACTAAATGGCTACTCCTCCCCCTTAATgacttatttttcttttatatataaacccataaaaatttcatattttttcaattcaatcccaACTATTTCTCTTTCACATTCTCAAATCTATCTCAAATTTCTCTCAATTCCCTCTTAATTTCTTACTCAAATTTTATTTCTCTCTCAACTatcttttctattaaaattttattaagatcTTCTTAAATCATTTTTCTATTACAATTTATTTCGTTTTTTTTCAAAGTTAGCAATGAAAAAATCTTTAATTTGTTTAGATGACAAGCACATTTCGGTCAATCAATTGCAAATGATAAGAAATTTTTtgttatatttaatctaatttaatttaaatattttgttgctatattgaaatttaatattttgtattttttttatatatagccGGAAGATCAGATTTTGGAGACGTATATTCGTAATCCACCCACTCCTTTATCACCCTTAATCGAACCCTACTTTAGAGATGCGAGATTTTTGCACATAGCCCTTATGGATAGGGGTGTAAATTGGACCCCCACACTTGTAAGCACGTTGGTGGAAATGTGGAAACCCTAGACGCAGACTTTTCATCTTCCATGCGACAAGTGTACTATCACTCTCGAGGATGTATAGTTACAACTCGAGTGACCGGTGGGTGGGCAGTAGTGACTAGGTTAGTTGTCACAGCCGATTGGAGAGATGTATGCGAGCAACTTTTGAGGAGGGTCTTGGGAACGATTTATGGAGCCTAAATAGATATGAATTGGTTAAGAAGAAATTTTTGTGGGCTCGATGCGAATTTGAGTGAATTCGGGCGTACATCCTTATGATCATCAGGGGTCTCCTAATGCCAAATAAGTCACAAAATCTTGTCAATTTAAGGTGGCTGCTAAAACTCGTCGACTTTAGAGAAGCGGGTGAACTCAGTTGGGGTTCAGCCGTGTTGGTGACATTGTATCTGGAGATGTGTTGGACGACAGAACCACAGAAAATTAAAATTGGGGGTTGCATGCTACTACTACAATCATGACCGTGGTATCAACTACCATTTTTACGTTTTCGAGCGGACTACCCTTATACATTCTCATTTGTAATAAAGTAAAATTCATTAGATAATATATTTACcataataaaatgatttaaattttaaattattgtgttaacatACTTTTCAATAGATGGAACCATGGGTGAGTTACATAGAACTATAGGATAAGCTTCGAGATATACgacttctattagaccaacgatCGGAAGTAGAggtatgtattttttaaaatttaaattatataatagtaACATAgttgatttaaaaattaatattatatataactaaaattattattattttaatataacttGAATGGACGCCAAAATCTGATCTAGGAATTCAAGAATGCATCCCATCCGAATTCTTAATGAATCCCAACATATGACATGTAAATGTGCCATTGGTAGTGTACGCTACGGTGGAGATGCACGAGTCGGATAGAGTGTTACGAGAGTTAGGGTTTCAACAAACGATTCCACCAGCACCTAAGACTTCGAAGATCTATACCATATTGACTTGCGGGGGAGAACGGATAAGCATTGGCCTCCATTCCACATGGAATATATTAACATTTGGAACAACAGGTACGAGTTTTTACTTACTTGCGAGGCCATTATTGCTTTGGAATTAACCAGTGATTCGGATTACAGACCATGGTTTAGGGcccatggcaagccatatttgcTAGCGGAAGAGGCGAAGGGTAGGCAACCGCATACGAGAAGGCCACGAATGGTGTCTAGGCATCCGAGGTCTTGAGCAATTGCCAAGGTGGATCCATCGTCTAAACCTAAGCAAGAACTGACATAGGTGGTTGCACCACCCCCCGGTTAGTATGACTCAACTTATTCCGGTGCTTTCACTAACCTTGACATTTTTACACAAAAAAGAAATCTTGCACAACATTTGTCTATTTCTACATTGATGTCAAGTTTTATTTTAGAACCTCCGTCCCTAACATATTACACGTTGATGCCATCGACATTTCAGATGATGACGTATTAGTCTTCTATGTTTAGGGTACCGATAGGAAGTCCGATCATTATGCCATCGGTGTATGGGACACAATATAGTTATACGTCTACATCGATGGTGTCGCAAACACATCCAGGATAATTGTTATACCAAGGTAGAGCATCTTCGCAACTAGTTATTCCTAGAACGGAGGATACACAATGGCAACCGATCGCAATCAACCGCGGATGAAGGCAAAAAAGATAGGAGGCTGAGACCACAACCTGTACTCGAAGTTAGATGTAATGATGAAGGTGAGGAGGCCAGTATACAACTTGGACTAAGAAGAATTCCGGCTCGCAACCAATGACCACCCTGATGTGGCACACATTCTAATTAAGGAtatgaatgattttttttttttgtacttttcatgtaaattttaattgtttagcTAAGTTATAGTTGATAAGATTGTATTGATATTGGATATGGaatgttttcaaaaaaatatttttttgcatCAAAATTGGTTGTTGTTATCATTTCATATTATTAAATCAAGTCTGCACGGGAAAAGTGGAACAAATTTGTATATTGTATTATTttctataatataataaaaacacgTGTCtacaaattacaaaaaaaattgagtatgaatgaaaaaaataaacaaatagatttcagttaaaaaattaataaataaattaatgtgGTGTTGTCCTTATATTATCCCGTCAGTGTAGAGATGACGACATTGTATGCCCTAGGTTTCTGCACCACCCGTATAACCTTAGTTGGTTTGTCTTCTCCCGGATATCCATGTTGTCGCGTATTCGAGTAGATATCAGTTGAACTTTTGGTTTGTGACACAATGGTCTATTGGGTAACAACTTGAATAAAGCATTCGATACCTGCGACCACATACTTTCATCTGGGATTGGTGGGAATATGTTTCTCCAAACGTTGTACCTGTGTTCCAGTTTGTACACTTTGTCCATAGTCACATGTATATTGCTACATGTTGCAATTGTATGAGCTCATGGAAGACGA harbors:
- the LOC108461164 gene encoding uncharacterized protein LOC108461164, yielding MGRGRGKGKKLAVSNHNDAGNGEEEKIPSQKRRGRPQKPLKDDMNDEVENLEEGDGENGKPDIKTNERKSSIAATNGNKRKRNSQVKGKPDSVKEENGFGSRSNTDDSSKANGFRQNGSRRKSKPRRAAEAVVECK